The Terriglobales bacterium DNA segment TACTGGTGGGAGTAGGCAAGATAGAACTGAGCCCGGTTGAACAAGCGAGGGGATTTGACCGTCGCCTCCCAGCCGCGAATGCGGGCGTGATCGATGGTCAGGGGAAAGAAGATGTTGGAATTGCCAAGCACGTCGTGATCGAAATAATTTTTCGCGCCAGTGCGGAAATTAGCGATATCCACCGCCCAGCCTTTCCAGGGGATTGAGAGCCCGAACTCGCGTTGCTCATCGCGTTCGCCATGCAACGGCAGGAAGCCAAATCCCTGACTGGCGGCAAAGTCGAGTAGCGGTCCGGAAACCGTCGACAACGGCGGGGCCTGGTAATACCTTCCATAGAAAGCGCGCAGTACCCAGCCGAGATGAGGGATGCGGATCGCCGCGCCAATCCGCGGATCGGTAGCATGCTCGTTCACGATGCCGGAGAAGCGCGTCAGGCGCACGCCGCCATTCAGCGTCAGCCATCCGACAGGCTTGTACTGCTCTTCCAGAAAAATTGCCTGCAAGCTGCCCCAGAAAATTTCGCGCTGGCGAAACGCGTCTCCGCTTCCATCATTCGCGCTTACTCCAAACAGCGTATTATCGCGCTGCACAAATCCAAGAGCTCCCGCCCGCACATTGTGCTTGCCCTGCACCTTTGAGATCGTGAATTCCCCGCCCCCATAGTTCGAACCGAGATCCTGTTCGGGTATCGGCACATCGTTAGGTCCGCCCTCGTAGGCAGCACGATTGAAATGATAGAAGGGCGAAAGCGTCCACATCAGTCCGCTCGAGCCAGTGTGCACCCATGAGAAGTTAACGAAAGCATCCCGTTCTTTTTCGGTGTCCCGGACTCCCGATGCCTGTTGCTCTGCTGTATTCGGAATCTGGTAGTGGTCCCCCCGTAGAGAGCTCACCAGCCGCAGCTGGTCCGAAGGAGTCTTGTTGAAGATCAGAGACAGGAAACCACCGAGCCCCGAATTCAGGTCATGCAGTACGGTCGGCTCCGGCGTTTCCAGGCCCAGGTCGGTGCGATGCCCGGTCAGGCTCGCGTACCAGGCAAAACGTGCGCTGTGATCGCCAAAGCTCAGCTGGTTATCAGTGTTGTTGTAGCTTCCATACCCCAGGATCAGCTCGCCCTCGCGATCGCGCTCAAAGCCGGAGCGCGTCACCACGCTGAAAGCTCCATACGTGCGATCCCCGATATCAGCAGAAAATCCACCACGTTGTACCTGAAGATAATCGATGTCCTTGGGATCGAATTGCGGTCCGACGTTGGAGGCAATGTTGGTGTTGGGTACGGGGACTCCGTCGATAAGCCACGAGACCTGGTGCCCTCCACGGATGTGCAGCTGGTCGTGCGCTATGTAAGCCGAGGGAACTGTATTGGTGATCATTGCAAGACTGTTGGCGTCGTCCGCGCCCGGCATTCTTTCGATCTGTTCCTGGCTAACGACCACACTCGGACTGGACGCGTCCGGATTAACGAGCTCTGCAGTCTCCGAGACCTCAACCTTCTGGTTTACGCTAGCCAGTGACAGTGGGAAATGCAGATAGGGCGAACTTCCCGAGGTGACGGTGATTCGCTCGCTGCGTTCTGTGAAACCTGGCGCGGAAGCAGTGATTTCGTATTCGCCCACTGGAACCGCATCGAATTGAAATTCGCCGTTGCCAGCCGTGCGCGTGCCTTGCTTCCAGTCCGAATCCACCGCATGAATCATCACCTGCGCGTCGGCTATTGGTCGATGCTGGGGATCATGCACCAGCCCACGCGCCGTTCCGAAGATAGTGGCTCCAGCGGTAGCGGCACAGAGCACAGCCATACAGCCAAGCAAAAACCTGAGAGAAAACATCCAATCCCCCTGACTCGAAAGAAGGGAAGGGAAACGGACTCCCCGCGAGCGATCAGCGACTCGCGTGTTAGTCCGCAGTTCGAATCAGATGGTCGGGGAGGTAGGGGGCCCACGCTGCAGGTAAGAAAGAATGGGAGAATTCAGCGGCTTTTGGGTAGACGCTACAGTCTGGGCGTGAACAACTCGCGGGGCAAAGTGGAGCGGGTGTTGGGAGATTGTTGACGCAGGTGCTGTCCGGACAAAGGGTGCCCGGCGGAATGGACACGCCGGATGGCCTCCGACAAAGCCGTCTCGGGAAGCCATGCCGCAATGGTGCCGCCCATCGCGCCGACAGCACTGGGGCAGACTGTTTCCGGAAAGCGCCGTCGCCAGCGGCAGAAACAATGCTGCCGCGATAACGAGCATCAACAGACTGGAGATCATTCGGCGCATTCGTTCAATACGGCTAAGGCCGGCCGTTCACGGCTGCTGAATTACAGAACTGATCACCCCAACTGCTTATTCCATAATAAACCAAACGTCCTTCCGTGGCCGGAGTCGGTCCGC contains these protein-coding regions:
- a CDS encoding TonB-dependent receptor; translation: MAVLCAATAGATIFGTARGLVHDPQHRPIADAQVMIHAVDSDWKQGTRTAGNGEFQFDAVPVGEYEITASAPGFTERSERITVTSGSSPYLHFPLSLASVNQKVEVSETAELVNPDASSPSVVVSQEQIERMPGADDANSLAMITNTVPSAYIAHDQLHIRGGHQVSWLIDGVPVPNTNIASNVGPQFDPKDIDYLQVQRGGFSADIGDRTYGAFSVVTRSGFERDREGELILGYGSYNNTDNQLSFGDHSARFAWYASLTGHRTDLGLETPEPTVLHDLNSGLGGFLSLIFNKTPSDQLRLVSSLRGDHYQIPNTAEQQASGVRDTEKERDAFVNFSWVHTGSSGLMWTLSPFYHFNRAAYEGGPNDVPIPEQDLGSNYGGGEFTISKVQGKHNVRAGALGFVQRDNTLFGVSANDGSGDAFRQREIFWGSLQAIFLEEQYKPVGWLTLNGGVRLTRFSGIVNEHATDPRIGAAIRIPHLGWVLRAFYGRYYQAPPLSTVSGPLLDFAASQGFGFLPLHGERDEQREFGLSIPWKGWAVDIANFRTGAKNYFDHDVLGNSNIFFPLTIDHARIRGWEATVKSPRLFNRAQFYLAYSHQ